A single Argentina anserina chromosome 7, drPotAnse1.1, whole genome shotgun sequence DNA region contains:
- the LOC126803925 gene encoding alpha-galactosidase 3, with translation MAMIKIEKVMVFTLILYLSALAVAIAGRVVGPLLQFHDRPGFLRPTFSRIYDTSMYGTLQLDNGLARMPQMGWNSWNFFACDINETVIKETADALISTGLADLGYVYVNIDDCWSTSTRNSEGQVVPDPKTFPSGIKALADYIHGNGLKLGIYSDAGIFTCQVRPGSLYHESDDAKLFASWDVDYLKYDNCYNLGIPPKERYPPMREALNTSGRTIFYSLCEWGVDDPALWAGKVGNSWRTTDDINDTWASMTTIADLNDKWASYAGPGGWNDPDMLEVGNGGMSYQEYRAHFSIWALMKAPLLIGCDVRNMTAETYEILSNEEVIAINQDSLGVQGRKVSVSGTDGVYQVWAGPLSGHRLAVALWNRDSTAKTITAKWEALGLQSSISVSVRDLWQHKIVTNNAVSSFGSLVDAHDCHLYLFTPQTESLRSVKE, from the exons ATGGCGATGATCAAGATAGAGAAAGTGATGGTGTTTACTCTGATTCTCTATCTGTCAGCTCTGGCTGTTGCAATTGCAGGCAGAGTAGTTGGGCCTCTATTGCAATTCCATGACAGACCCGGTTTCCTGAGACCAACATTTAGTCGCATTTACGATACTTCAATGTATGGTACTCTGCAGCTCGACAACGGATTGGCTCGAATGCCTCAAATGGG GTGGAATAGCTGGAATTTCTTTGCTTGTGATATTAATGAAACCGTGATCAAGGAAACTG CTGATGCGCTCATCTCAACCGGATTAGCTGATTTAGGTTATGTATATGTCAATATAG ATGATTGCTGGTCTACTTCAACAAGAAATTCTGAG GGTCAAGTGGTCCCTGATCCTAAAACATTTCCATCCGGAATTAAAGCTCTTGCCGATTATATACATGGGAACGGTCTGAAGCTTGGAATATATTCTGATGCCGG GATTTTTACGTGTCAAGTTCGACCAGGCTCACTTTATCATGAAAGTGATGATGCAAAGCTATTTGCTTCTTGG GATGTAGATTATTTGAAGTATGACAACTGTTATAATCTGGGCATCCCACCAAAAGAACG TTACCCACCCATGCGCGAGGCCCTAAATACATCTGGACGCACAATTTTCTATTCACTTTGTGAATG GGGTGTTGATGATCCTGCTTTATGGGCCGGGAAGGTTGGAAATAGTTGGCGGACAACAGATGATATCAATGATACGTGGGCAAG CATGACTACAATTGCTGATTTGAATGACAAGTGGGCGTCGTATGCAGGACCTGGTGGATGGAATG ATCCGGATATGTTGGAAGTTGGAAATGGAGGCATGAGTTACCAGGAATACCGTGCTCATTTTAGCATCTGGGCTTTGATGAAG GCCCCTCTTTTGATTGGTTGTGATGTTAGAAACATGACTGCGGAGACATATGAAATTCTAAGCAATGAGGAGGTTATTGCCATAAACCAAG ATTCTCTTGGGGTTCAGGGAAGGAAAGTGAGTGTTTCTGGAACAGATGGGGTCTATCAG GTTTGGGCAGGTCCTCTATCTGGACATCGTTTGGCTGTTGCTCTTTGGAATCGGGATTCAACAGCAAAGACTATAACAGCTAAATGGGAAGCGCTCGGACTCCAGTCCAGCATTAGTGTCTCAGTGAGAGATTTGTGGCAG CATAAAATTGTTACGAATAATGCTGTATCCTCATTCGGTTCTCTGGTTGATGCTCATGACTGTCACCTGTACCTCTTCACTCCCCAGACGGAGTCATTAAGAAGTGT GAAAGAGTGA